In a single window of the Nicotiana tomentosiformis chromosome 8, ASM39032v3, whole genome shotgun sequence genome:
- the LOC138898198 gene encoding uncharacterized protein yields MAKVLKKLTSRVQGIEGGKGIKGLNSEDLCIQPDIELPEGYKSPKFEMFGETGDPKVHLRMYCDKLVGVGKVERIRMKLFMRRLTGDALSRYISQNPKKWINWNLKKKPTKTFHEYATQWRSEAAKVRPALEEEQMN; encoded by the exons ATGGCGAAAGTACTTAAGAAGCTTACAAGTCGAGTCCAAGGTATTGAAGGTGGTAAAGGCATCAAAGGTTTAAACTCTGAGGATTTATGTATTCAACCGGAcatagaactgccagagggttacaaatctcctaagttcgaaatgttcggcGAGACAGGTGATCCAAAGGTACATCTAAGGATGTATTGCGACAAGCTCGTAGGGGTTGGTAAAGttgaaagaatccgcatgaagctgttcatgaggagaCTCACTGGAGACGCCCTATCTAGGTACATtagtcaaaatccaaagaagtggattaattgg AATCTTAAGAAGAAGCCGACAAAAACTTTCCACGAGTATGCTACTCAATGGAGATCAgaggctgcaaaagtaaggccagcattggaagaagaacaaatgaactaA